The genomic stretch TAAAAGCAAACTAGAAACAATCGATTTCACCAACCATCTTTATGAACCTAGAATCATTCCTCAATAGATCCACAAAACAGCAGCTTGCCAGATTTCCAAAATTTAGTCTCAACAGCCACATTCTAATGgccagcatagtggttagcacaacaactACCCAGGATCATGTCCCCCtgggagtttgtacatccttcccatgaccacataggtttccttccacagtacaAAGGACTtgcattgtcccatgattagaccagGATTTAATAGGTGAGTtgtgggcagcatggctcaaagggcctgcttcatgctgtatatcaataaaatATATCAGCCTATCTGAAGACATGACAAAAACATTGTTCAAGAgtaagaagttttttttaaatcaaatccTCTCCAAATCAAAGTGCCTGCTCAAAATGTAAAGATGTCTGATGAATACACATGGGTACATTAAAACACCCAGTAGTACATCAGACAACAAACTCCAACAAGAGTGAAGACCATTAGGATAGTATACCTGGAGGTTCTTCTTTCTGTGGAAGACAATAGATTTTGCCTTCACTTTTCTGTCTTTAATGTCAACTTTATTGCCACACAGCACGATGGGGATGTTTTCACATACACGCACCAGATCTCGATGCCAGTTAGGCACATTCTTGTATGTCACCCGTGAGGTTACATCAAACATGATAATGGCACACTGAGCTGTTAAAAGAAACAGGGAGTAAGAACCTAAGATACTCAAAACTACGGCTCTCAGGAGCTACAGAATGTGAACTCTTACCTTGAATATAATAACCATCCCGGAGACCACCAAATTTCTCCTGACCAGCAGTATCCCACACATTGAATTTGATAGGTCCTCTGTTAGTATGGAACACTAATGGGTGAACTTCAACTCCCAAAGTTGCTGCAAAGCAAAAAGCACAATATTACCCCAGAATTCACAAGGAGATAAAACATCACACCCCTACAATTATGCGATGAGCATACAGGCTTTCAATTGACAATTCTTGGCTTGACTTTGTGGagaattcaatgcataaaacaagacagaggcagaattaggccattcaacctatcGAGtgggctctgccatttcatcatggctaatttattatccctctcaacctgtcctcaacttttgatgccctgactaatcaagaacccatcgcTCTCCACTTTACATATCCCCACTACCCAGCCTCCAGTCACACGAAAGAAATTCTCATAACCATTCTAAATACagaggcatgcaaaagtttgggcatcccagtcaaaatttatgttactgtgaatagttgagtagaagatgatctgatctccaaaagtcaaagttaaaggtgaaacattcttatcaacattttaagcaagattagtgtattatttttgttttgcataattttaagagtgaaaaaaggaaaggagcaccatgaaaAAGTTTGGGTACCCCAAGAGATTAGAGCTctcataacttttaccaaggtctcaaacCTTAATTAGCTGTAtgacttgttcacagtcatcgttgggaaaggccaggtgatgcaaacttcaaagctttataaataccctgactactcaaaccttgtcccaacaatcagcagccatgggctcctctaagcagctgcctaacactctgaaaattaaaataaatgatgcccacaaagcagaaggCTATAAGATAGCAAAGCACTTTCAGGTAGCCACTTACTCCGTTCGTAATTTAACTAAGAaatagcagttaacaggaacggtggagatcAAGTTGAGGTCTCGAaggccaagaaaactttccaagagaactgctcacaggattgctagaaagccaaatcaaaacccctgtttgactgcaaaagaccttaggaagatttagcagactctggagtggtggtgcactgttctgctatgcagtgacacctgcacaaacacCACAAAATTCCATGTCAGAAGTTTGCATAGGCACATCTAATCAagcctgatacattttggaaacaagtcctgtggtctgatgaagttaaaatagaactttttggctgcaatgagcaaaggtctgtttggagggaaaagggtgtagaatttcatgaaaagaacacctctccaactgttaagcatggggtgGATTGATCCttctttgggcttgtgttgcagccaatgCCATGGGGAACATCTCAccggtagagggaagaatgaattcaattaaaataccagcaaattctgaaagcaaacatcacacagtctgtaaaaaagctgaagatgaagaggacgaccctaaacacacctcaaaatccacaatggactacttcaagaggcgcaagctgaaggttttgccatggcccccAGTCCCCCGAAAATctatggatagacctcaaaataaaagtgcatgcaagatggcccaagaatcccacagaactagaagccttttgcaaggaagaatgggtgaaaatcccccaaacaagaattgaaagactcttaactggctacagaaagcgtttacaagctgtgatacttgccagagggggtgttactaagtactgaccatgcaggatgcccaaacttttgctttgggcccttttccttttttgttattttgaaattgtaaaagatggacattaaaaagtaatcttgcttaaaatattttttaaaaatgtcatctttaactttgccttttggaaatcaggtcatcttttactcacttagctattcacagtaacagtaattttgaccaggggtgcccaaatttttgcatgccactgtagatgTCCCTCtactgaggctgcgccctctggtcctagattccccactgtaggaaacatccactctgagACCTTTCAAAatgtaggtttcagtgaggatccccccccccccccaattgttCTTCTAAAcagcagcaagtacaggcccagagccaaaaaCTCCTTATAttttaaccttttcattcttgggatcactCAAAAACCTCCTCTAAACCTTCTCCAATGGTAGCTCATCTTTtagaaaaaaaggatcaaaaCTGCATCAATACTCTGAGTGCGCTAaccctagtcaccagcagccaaccagaagaggtgTGCTTTATTCCTACTCCACCTCCTGCCAAGCAGTGAATCTTTCATCCATGCTACTATCTATtttgtaataccattggctctttAAGTCTATCCTGTCTGCTTTTCCCTCAAAATGCCAACAGATTCATcaagcaaaattttcccttaaggaaaccatgcttacTTGGCCTATTTATTATATGCCTCCTAGTACCTCAAACCCCATCCTTGAAAAATGGActcccaacatctttccaaccactaagtcaggctaactggcccataatttcctttcttctacctcgtTCCCTTCTTGTAAGCTGGAGTGATAcctgcaactttccagtcctcagTTATCATTCTAGTTATCTTTGATAACTAGAATACTGTTATCTGTTGAAAGTTATCTTTCaactagtgattgttgaaagatcattactaatggtcACTACCTTTCAGAACCCACAAGTGCAGTCcaatctgatccaggtgacttatctaactggcccataatttcctttcttctacctcgtTCCCTTCTTGTAAGCTGGAGTGATAtctgcaactttccagtcctcagTTATCATTCTAGTTATCTTTGATAACTAGAATACTGTTATCTGTTGAAAGTTATCTTTCaactagtgattgttgaaagatcattactaatggtcACTACCTTTCTGAACTCACAAGTGCAGTCcaatctgatccaggtgacttatctacctttcatcttcccaagcactttctccttataAATAGGAACTACACTTTTGCCCTGACTCTCATATTTCTGGCatcctgctggtgtcttccagcAGACTGACAGAAAATACTTTAGTCTGTCATTACTAGCACTTCAGCATCAGTTTCCAGCGGTCAAATATCCacttgtcttttactctttatacagtaATCTAAAAAAAACTGCATCCTCTGATATTATTGGTTAAcatacctttatatttcatcttttctcttgttATGGGGTTTAAGTTTCCTTCTGTTTGAtgttaaaagcttcctaatcctctaacttcctactaatttttgctctattatatcttGTTTTTATGTAAAATGCATTAAACAGCTAGAATGACATCTAGTTTCTGGACAGCATAGACTGGTACAGTAACAATGTTGAGGAAATCTGCTATTATGCAGAATAAAAACCACAAACCAAATGATAGATCTGTTAAACTCTTTGAAGTCATCAATTGAGAATACTGCAAATTTTGGGCACACTACCGATGTGAAGGCATTAAATTTATCAGAATGGAACCAAGAGCAGCTTTTGAGAAACTTTTGTGATTGTCGGAGCAGCAGTAACATGGCCACATGCTCAAATCACTGAAGAGCTCAGCAAGACAGAGTGAGTAAATCATCTTGTCACTTGTTCCAGTCGGTCAAAAGGACAGAATTTAGGACATTAAAAACTGCACAAAACTGATCTAGAATGCTCCCCAGAAGGGCAGTGAATCAGATTTAAGGGGAAATAATTACTTAATTACAAGAAAATGAAAAACTTGCATGCCCTGAGAAAGGCATGGAATCGTACACAGGTCTGCCAGAGGCTGTTGTGAATTAGCTTGGGTATAAAGAATTGAACAGTACTGTCACATACCTACATACTTCTTTTCAAATTCACCAGTCAAATGGCGCTTCACAAAAGTTGTTTTACCAGTGCCACCATCTCCGACAAGTACAAGCTGGAGAAAGGTGATGGAAATCAGTTTTTGTTAGTGAAACAGAATTAAACAATATGAAAACAGACCAGTCTCAACCTATAGACATCGTTCTGGAATAAACAAGGCCAAATCTAGAGTCAAGTATATTCACAATTGTCAAAAAGATCTATCTCATTACTGTTTCTGGAAGGTCATTTTATTCAATTTCTCCATTAGCTCGCTCCATAGTTTACTGcagttttaaaaatatcattCCAACCTAGTTAGTGTATTCTACTTGGCTAGTTAATTTAACTACTGATCCAATCTTGCAGCAATTTTCAGATTGTGTGGAGTATAAAGGCttagtggagggggagggaggaactGATCAAACATGCAGGCACACTCATGCCACCACTCAATTGCTCTCAATAAGGATCAGAAACCAAAGAATTTATAAATTACAGAATCTGAAAAACACAGAAGGGTTCAATCACCCAGCAGCTGACATTACCAGAGATGTATCTTTAAATATGTAGTCACAGCGCAGACTACGAACAAGACACGACTTCTCAGAGTCCTGACTCCCCCCACCCTCATCATTGCTGCattcagggaggtggtacaggatgctgaaggcacacactcagcgattcaggaacagcttcttcccctctgccatcaatttctgaatggacattgaacccatgaacacaatatTTTCCTTTCCTGTTGTTGTactaatttaaatatttaataaacTAACTCAGTTGTTCTTGTGCAGAATTTTATATACACTTCTTATTGTAATGCATAGTAATTTTTACTTTGCGCCACAATGTACTTCTGCCAAAACAAATTTCAggccatatgccagtgatattaaatctttaTTCTGATTATGACTGAACAAAATGCTTCATTAAAATCAAACTTATCCCCACATATTTTAACCCTTTTTTCAATCCAATAATAAGATACAGTATTCACCTGATGGATTATGGACACTGTTAAGGTGATTATTGATTGAAATAAAGTATCTATAGAAAATGCTCTTACAGACATTGAACATCATGAAGAATACCCAGGATattccatgccctcttctcattggtgccATCAGGATGAAAGCACACATTCAAcaagtcaggaacagcttcttcccctctgccatccaatttctgaatggacatcaaaCCCACGAAACACTACTATTTTTggctcttttgcactatttaattacaTATATAACTAATCTACAgttatttattgcattgtactactactTAGCAATTTTCATAATACCTGAGATTATGAAACTGTATGATACATCCCATACAGCACAAAATATTGCCTCAATAACGTGAACCCATTAGCTCATTATGTATTACCTcggtttttatttttgcactaattatatatacaactgtaatttcctttttccTATCATATATTACTATACTGCTGacacaaagttaacaaacttcacacgCGGTGATATCAACCCTGACTCTGATACATCCCATAGAGCACATAAAATATCAAATCATTAACAGAAACCTATGTACAGTACCCCAATATTTTTATTATCGCACTAATTTAACTATTATGTATTTTAATTCAGTTATCGGGCACCGGCGGGCGGGGACAGGATGATGCCCGGACATAGGTAGACCACCGGGTGCCAGGACAGGATGTGGGGTACCGGAGGCCTGGTTTGGAGAGCTGGAGGGGAAGAAGTCCCTTACCTTGAACTGAACTTGAGGTTCTCCCTGTTCGCCCATAGTTCGTAGCTGccggagggagagcgagaaagagagtaGAGACGGTGAGACAGCGGCCGACATGGGAGCGGAACCCGCGCTTCCCTCTCCCCCCCAACTCTCGGTAACAAAGAGTCGCCGCCGGCCTGAACCTTCATACCGACCCCGAGCCCTCTccaacccacccaccccaccgTCACACACGCACACCGCGCACCAAGAAAGAGGGAaggagggatgggggagggaggcgCCGAAGCTGCGCGGGAAACCCGCCGCCGGTGTGCATGTAGGCCGCGGAGCCTCCACTTCCCGCCTTTGTCCATGTGGCCCCGGGGAAAGGCCTTGAGGAGCCGGGGGGAGCCGAGGAGATTTACCGCAGCGAGAAGGGAGGGAGTAAAGAGGCCCGCGGCCGGGCGGGGCCGCCGAGGCCTGAGAAGGCGCGCTGGGGTCCTGGTCGGCGGGAAACGGCGGCGACGGCGAGGCCGGGAGGGAGCCCGGACGGCGAGTGTCGGGGTCCTAAACCGGCAGGGTATCcctgaaaaggaaggaggggtGGGATGGCGATGCTCCCGAAGCCTCTCACCACCCGGATCCCACACTGAACCACCACATGCGCCCACCTTCCAGAAGAGTCTCTCCCTCAAAATGGACGCCCGACCGTCTAATAGCCTTTTGCCGTCTGCGCCACGTGACTCCTCAGGCCGGCGCGCTCACGATCGCGCGGGGGCGGGAGAGAGCATGCGCACTACAGCAGTGGGACGGGTGGGAGGGCGCGGCGGCGCGCAAGCAAAGAACATGCGCACCTCAGGCAACGGGGACGGTTGGGATGTAAGTGGAGGGACTGATCATGCGCACCACTGTCAGGAGTGAAAGGGGATGAGGGGTGTAGGTGTGAGGACTGAGCATGCGCACCTCAGGTAGTGCGAGAAGGGGTAAGTGAAGGAACTGAGCATGCGCGCCACGGAAGACGCAGCGGAAAGGAGAGCACATGCGCGCATCAGGGAGTGCGGCAGGGAAGAGAGCGCGACCGAGCATGCGCACTAGGCAGGGCGGGAGGGATGGCGGCAGAGAGGGATTGAGCATGCGCGCTGGTCTCTGGGCGGCAGGTGTCGGTGCCTGGGAGGCTCCCGGGAGCCGCGCATCGTGCCACAAGTCCATCAGaagttctctgtaacttccgccac from Hemitrygon akajei chromosome 7, sHemAka1.3, whole genome shotgun sequence encodes the following:
- the ran gene encoding GTP-binding nuclear protein Ran, with the translated sequence MGEQGEPQVQFKLVLVGDGGTGKTTFVKRHLTGEFEKKYVATLGVEVHPLVFHTNRGPIKFNVWDTAGQEKFGGLRDGYYIQAQCAIIMFDVTSRVTYKNVPNWHRDLVRVCENIPIVLCGNKVDIKDRKVKAKSIVFHRKKNLQYYDISAKSNYNFEKPFLWLARKLIGDPNLEFVAMPALAPPEVQMDPQLAAQYEEDLKIAQDTALPDEDDDL